The Rhodanobacteraceae bacterium DNA window CGATGCGGATGCGCACGCGCTCGCCACTGCGGGCGACAATCGGATCGATCGCCGGGAACACCTTGGAGTTGAAGGTCCAGAGGTCGAATTCAGTCATCACCGAGGGATCCGGCCGCCAGGTGCCCGGATGCAGCGCCCAGTTGTGCAGCAGCAGGGCGTAGTCGCGGTCGATGCGCTCAGGCTCGGCTTGCCGCGGATGAATGATGAACAGCCCCATCATGCCTACCGCCATCTGCACCATCTCATCGGCATGCGGGTGGTACATGTGGGTGCCGTGCTGGCGCAGCGTGAACTCGTAGACATAGGTTTCGCCGGGCTTGATGTGCGGCTGGCTCAAGCCACCCACACCATCCATGCCCGAGGGCAGATCGATGCCGTGCCAGTGGATGGTGGTGTGCTCGGGCAGGCGATTGGTCACCAGGATGCGCACCCGATCGCCTTCGTTGACTTCGATCGTCGGCCCCGGCGTGCTGCCGTTGTAACCCCAGCACTTGGCGCGGGTGCCCGGCGCAAATTCGTGTTCGATTTCTTCCGCCACCAGGTGGAATTCCTTGACCCCGTCTTTCATCTGATGGGGCAAGGTCCAGCCATTCAGCGTGCGCACCTTGGGATGGCGGCGTGGGCCACTGGCAGTGGCTTCGGCCAGCGCCGCGGCCGGCACGGTCGCCGCCAGCGTGGCGGCGCCGGTGTTCAAGAAGAAATCACGTCGATTCATGGCAGTTTCGCTTCGTAGTTCAGGTGGCGCCAAGGGCGCTGCCGGACGTCGTTGATGCGGATCGCTGAGTCACCTGGACCATTGCGCAGCCAGATGACCGAGGTTTTCAATGGTGGTGGTGCTGATGCCAATCGTCGGGCGCCTCGTCGGTGTCGGGAAGCACCGCGTCGACACCGATGCTGGGCTCGCCCCTTTCCCCGTCATCGGGCAATCGTCCCCCCACCGCGCGGCGCAGCTCGGCCCGCGCCACCCAGTAATCGCGCACGGCTTCCAGGTAGTCCTGATAGGCGGCGTACTGCTCCTGTTTCACCAGCAGCAGCTCGAACGCCCCCTTGAACATGAAGTTCAGCTCGCGCTGGGTGCCGTCGACGATACCTTCGCGCTGCGGCAGCAGCCGGGACTGGTATTGCCCGGCGACATCGCTCTGCATCTGCAGGCGCTCCAGGGCCAGATCCACCTGGTTGTCGATGGCCAGTTCCAGTTCCGACAGCCGCGCCGCGGCAGCGTCGCGCTCGGCTTCGGCTCGGGCGATGGCGGCCTGTCCCTGCTGGAAGATCGGCAGTTCCAGACTGGCTTCCAGACCGCGAAAACGGGCACCATCGGTCTCGGTTTCGCGTTCGACGCCAAGCTCGATCTCGCCCAGCCAGCGCCAGTTGCGGGCCAGCTTGAGGGCGTCTTCGCGCATCGCCAGCTCGGCCTGGGCGGCGGCGTAATCGAGTCGCTGCTCGTGTGCAAATTGCACCAGGGCCTGGCCATCAAGCGTCCCTGAAACCGGCCCGGGCAGCCGCGCAGGAAGGCTCCATGGCATGCGGCTGCGCAGGCCCAGCAGCGCGGCCAGCTCCGCGCGTGCCTCGGCCACATCGGCGCCGGCCCGGCGTGCCTCTATGCTGGCCTGGGTGGCTGCGGCCTGCTCCATCAACAGCTCGAGGCGCGGCAAATTGCCGGCCGCGTGGAAACGCTGCGCCAGCTCGGCCGACAGCTGCGCGGCATTCGCAATCGCCTCGCGCATGGCTTGGGCCTGCAGGGCCGCCACCGCACGGTACCAGGCCACTTCCACATCCACCGCCAGATCCAGCACCGCGGCACCGATCTGCTGCTGGGTGCGCGCGAACTCGGCCTTGGCCATCTGCGTGCGCGCCGGCAGCAACAGCAGCTCGGTGAAGCTTTGACTGATATGGCGGGTGTAGCCGCGACCGTCACCACCGCCTTCATCCTTGCGCAGCAGGGCAAAACGGGGATTTGACAATCGGCTGGCTTCGATCAGATCGGCGCGGGCGAGTCCAAGCTGGGCATATTCAGCCTGCAGACCCGGGTTGTTGATCAGGGCCAGCTGCAGGGCTCGCTCCAGGGACAGTTCGCCTTGAGCGAGTTCGGCGACCCGCGTCGCCACCGAAGCGGTGTCGGCGCCCTCCGGCGCAGCCGTGGCCGGCAACCGGCTGGCCGTCAGCTGGTCCACCGCCAGGCGTCCATCCTGGCGCGAAGGGCTGGCGCAGCCCGCAAGCACTGTCAGCATCAGGGCCATGGGAAGGTATCGCCTGTGTGGGTTGGTCATCGACACTCCAAAGTTCGCTGTGCCCGCGACTGTCAAGCAGGATTCGCGAATGCGGCTATACCCTCAGTATTGGGCAAAGCCGATATAAATCAGCAACAC harbors:
- a CDS encoding copper oxidase, translated to MNRRDFFLNTGAATLAATVPAAALAEATASGPRRHPKVRTLNGWTLPHQMKDGVKEFHLVAEEIEHEFAPGTRAKCWGYNGSTPGPTIEVNEGDRVRILVTNRLPEHTTIHWHGIDLPSGMDGVGGLSQPHIKPGETYVYEFTLRQHGTHMYHPHADEMVQMAVGMMGLFIIHPRQAEPERIDRDYALLLHNWALHPGTWRPDPSVMTEFDLWTFNSKVFPAIDPIVARSGERVRIRIGNLSMHDHPIHMHGPRFWVTGGDGGRWPRNLWRTEVTETVAVGQTRDIEFIAQAGDWAFHCHKSHHTMNAMGHDVPNTLGVDQSGVESEIRRLLPGYMAMGETGMAEHQDHTQMGHMPGPENTLPMMMGVGPFGNLEMGGMFTVIKVRDDLKTGDYSDPGWYPHPEGTVARCISQDPDFGKPVRREPLPPADAPMSQAKPMRHRHEGH
- a CDS encoding TolC family protein codes for the protein MTNPHRRYLPMALMLTVLAGCASPSRQDGRLAVDQLTASRLPATAAPEGADTASVATRVAELAQGELSLERALQLALINNPGLQAEYAQLGLARADLIEASRLSNPRFALLRKDEGGGDGRGYTRHISQSFTELLLLPARTQMAKAEFARTQQQIGAAVLDLAVDVEVAWYRAVAALQAQAMREAIANAAQLSAELAQRFHAAGNLPRLELLMEQAAATQASIEARRAGADVAEARAELAALLGLRSRMPWSLPARLPGPVSGTLDGQALVQFAHEQRLDYAAAQAELAMREDALKLARNWRWLGEIELGVERETETDGARFRGLEASLELPIFQQGQAAIARAEAERDAAAARLSELELAIDNQVDLALERLQMQSDVAGQYQSRLLPQREGIVDGTQRELNFMFKGAFELLLVKQEQYAAYQDYLEAVRDYWVARAELRRAVGGRLPDDGERGEPSIGVDAVLPDTDEAPDDWHQHHHH